The genomic stretch AACAGTTGTTTTAAAGAATAATGGAAAAAatagagaggaaaaaacaatATAAAGAAATCACCGAGACCATTCCTGTGCCATCCGAATCCGAGCTGTGCACGGGCCCCACCCCCGCCACTCAGCTCGTGATCCAGAACAGCCGTCAAAAACGAAATCAACGGTCCGACGTCCTCCGTTTTCCTCTCCGCAGCCGTCAACTTCATCCGCTCGCACCGTACTGCCGTCCGCACCAAATCACCCAAGCCCTCTTTTCTTTAACACCACCACACTCTCACTaatcctccctctcttctcaAATCAATCCACCCCCAAatcctcgtctctctctctctctctctctagatcgaTCGATTGATCGGAGCAACTCAGTGAGTCGGAGTGGCGATGGCGGTGCCGGACAACCTGAGCAGGGACCAGTACGTGTACTTAGCGAAGCTAGCCGAGCAGGCCGAGCGGTACGAGGAGATGGTCCAGTTCATGCAGAAGCTGGTCATCGGCTCGACGCCGGCCGCCGAGCTCACCGTTGAGGAGCGGAACCTCCTCTCCGTGGCCTACAAGAACGTGATCGGCTCGCTCCGGGCGGCCTGGCGCATCGTATCCTCCATCGAGCAGAAGGAGGAGGGGCGGAAGAACGAGGACCACGTCGTGCTCGTCAAGGAGTACAGATCCAAGGTCGAGAACGAGCTTTCCGACGTCTGCGCCAGCATACTCAGCCTCCTCGACTCGAATCTGATTCCGTCAGCCGCCGCGAGCGAGTCCAAGGTGTTCTACCTGAAGATGAAGGGGGATTACCACCGGTACATGGCCGAGTTCAAGGCCGGCGACGAGAGGAAGGCCGCCGCTGAGGATACTATGATCGCTTACAAGGCGGCTCAGGTAAATTCTTTCTTTGTCTCTCCTAGGGTTTTCACATATTATGTTCTTTAGTTTGGTTATACGGGAAAGTAGAGGAGAATAGTGAACTACGACTAGTTGTGGAGTTTCGAGCGATTCGAGCTGTTAATTGTCAGGTTGAGTTGACGATCTTTTTAGGATTTCAAGGGAATTTAAAGATCTATTGAGGTTGTTTATTCATTATTAAAGGTTTTACGATTTCGAACTCTACTACGTTGACGAACTGGTGTTTCGGATTTGATCTCTGGATGGTTATTATGATTTGATGAAGTCGCTCTAGTAGTAGTGcccttgagtttttttttttttttttttaggtcgactAAAAGACTAACTTATTTGCGGGCTTGACTTGAAAACACGTTTGTCGACCTCATCTGCGTGCATGCTAAGGGAAATCCATAGGCTTATACAGAGAATAGAAACTCGTCGAGTGGATTTGGCTCCCCTTGATTTTAGGGGATCTGTGCATTGTAGGAATCGTGAGTTGTAAGATCTAattttattagtttgagatCCATAGTTTTGATTTGTGGTTTCCCTTCAGGAGCTTCTGGTGTAGTTCTCAAGTATGTTTTTTATTTACGAGGGCACTAGTAATTTAGAAAGATGAAAAGTTTGTATTTTCCTGACTTATCTAGCATTATGAGGGCCGAGTGGATGATGATGAAAATTTATGCAGTGGAGCTTATTTTGAGATCACATTTTGCTCTTTCTGATCTTGtgaatttttcatgcatttgtTTATCCTAGGATATCGCTCAAGCGGATCTGGCTTCAACCCATCCGATAAGGCTGGGTTTGGCACTCAACTTCTCTGTGTTCTATTATGAGATCCTCAATCAGTCTGATAAAGCTTGCAGCATGGCCAAACAGGTCTATTCGTCCTCCTTTTTGTCAACTTAGATCTTAAATGTTATTGTTTTCTGTTCTAATAGTTATTTAAAAAGTCGTAGTTGATAAGTGTATTCCTTGCTCTGTTGTCCTTTGGATAGCGGAGAGAAGTTTCGATGGACCCAGATGTTTGTTTTGTGTACATTTCGTTGACTCTTGTGAGAAGCTGATGGCATCATCATTTTGTCGAGCTAAATTTTGCTTTGAAAGCTACATATCCATTATAAGTTGTTCTATCATTGATTCTGGACAGCGCTTTGTGTTGCTATATGGGCATTATAATTTTACCTCATTAATCCATCCAGATTTTCGGCCTCTAAGATTCAATGCATATCGAAACGTCTTtatcttttgttctctttttttgcctCCTTAGGTTGTCGTGTGACTTTAGTAGGCAAGCAGATGTTTTATATTTCTAATACATAAACTAATTTGCCTATCACTGAGAAAATTTTCCAAGAGTCATACTTATTGGATATCAGTTGACCCAGCTATTGTATAATTGGCTTGCTCATATGTTTTCTTTGTTCAGGCATTCGAGGAGGCAATTGCTGAGCTGGATACTTTGGGTGAAGAATCATACAAGGACAGCACTCTCATCATGCAGCTGCTCAGGGATAATCTCACCCTCTGGACTTCTGATGTGCAGGTCGGAGTTCCAATTCTCTTTCGCTCTTCTCACTGTTTGCGTGATCAGTTATAATCAGAAACTATCctttgaatttcttttattatttggttataaaagggaaaaagaaatctgTTTTCAAAGTGTTGAATAATTTCTTTTGCACTATGCTGGGGTTTATCTGCTTCACCTCGGGCGGCACATGACTGTACCCTGGGCTGCAAAGCGCTCCTAAATGCGTTCAGTTATGTAAACATGGCCATTTTATGGATATTCACGTCTTTCACAGAAACTTTTTCCGCAAGAATGCTATGTATGCCATTTTTTGCATATGTTTATGGCACATCAACAATGAGTGCAGATTTTACGGGGTCTGGATGTGGTACCCAGGACACACCGTCTTTTCTTATCCTAGCTCCTTACGGTGTATTAAGCAAATCTTCattttccttcctctctcttaTTTTTGAGATGATACTCTAGAACAATTTGCTTACTCAAATGCTGTTCTGTCAAATGTGGCAGGACCAATTGGATGAGCCCTAGAAGATGTGGTGTTAGCTCGACGGAAATTTGTAACTTTGTTCTGGGAGGAGGTGGGCTGTGAATGTCATTTGTCGGTACCAATTTAAAGCGTGCATCAGTGACATGTTCTCTTTATTTTTAGATTATCAAGTCCTTTTCCTGTTTCCAAAGTGAATTGGAGAACTTTTACTTGGGTTTGTTAATGCGCTTCTCACTACTTTAGTTGGTTTTCACTCGATTGCAAAGACCATCTCTCTATCTCCTACTGTTGCATTCAAAGTGCGATGCGTTCTCTTCCCCCAGGTCGAAGTTAAATGCGCTGGTCCACCTCAAAGCCCTCAAACTAGGTTTACATTAAAAGACAGTTCTTTAGGACGCCGAATCAAATCAAGGGGAGATCAAATTATTTGCCACTTTCTATGTGACAGGCAAGCAGCCGAGAATGGCTTTCTGTTTGCGGACAAATCAAGTTTTAGACCGCGACTAGAGCGGGAGGATGGGTGGTGGTGGTTATCAACTTCAAGCATTCACTGTCTCTCGTTATGTTTGCTGATCGTCTTGACAACCGTAATTTCAATTTGGTAGAAATTGTTGTTCCTGCTTTGTACGCTGATTTCTAGTTAATATGTCATAATACATTCACTGATTTCATGATTATTCTAGTTGATGCTCTCTGCATGCAAAgatgaaatagaaaataaaaaggcgAAACACCACGGGCGTCAACGACTATGAAAGTAATACCAAAATTGAGACAAGGCCAGGTATGTTAGGTAGCAATGCATGTTAATTCCATAGCTTGTACCACAGTCGATGCACGACTCATCGGATACCAAAGGAATAGCAAGCTTGGAAAAGACATGCCCATGATTATTCAGAGAAagtcaagagagagagagagagagagagagagagagtatacaCATGGAATATCGAAAGCAAACTGATGCAGCCAGAATGCCTCCCCACCTGAAAACTTAGTCTCTGGTGCTGTTCTTGATCCATTCCAGGTATTGAACATTGCCACCCAGGATGGGCAAGCCAATCACTTCCGGAACACTGCAAAACATTAACATCAAGAAGATTACTAAAAATCTTTCGCCTAGCTTAGCCCTGCGTTATCAGTTCATGTCAGCGAAACTCATAGTCCCGAGATAACTACACTTCTTTGCATCTCTTGGCATGCGATTGGGAGAGAAGGCAGGTGCTTGGATCTTACTCGTATTCGTGGTTTGCCTTGACATGCTGGGTCAGAGGCTCTAGCAGTGATTCTCTCGTCTTGATTATAAGCAGTTCCTCCGAATCTGTCTCAATCTGCAAGTGGGTGGCAAAAACTAAGACAAGCTAAGACCGGATCCTCCTAACTGAGCATGTGTTGGCCGCTTGGAAGAATCTCATCGACCAGCACATTTACAATTTACAACTTTCTACTGGGCTATTGGACAAGCACGATAACTTCTAACCTAGTACAAATGAAACAATTTTCAATGATTGGTCTTCACTTCCATACCTTTCCCTGCCAATGGTAAACTGATTCAATACCTGCATTAACGTGCAAAGTCACTTCGGTCAAGTTAAGCGTCCTAGCAAGTAGTGGCAAACTTGGTCCAAAGCTCAAGGAAAACAAACCCAGACGAAAATTTAAAAGCATAATGGAGAAGTCTAGCAAAAAGAGGAGGAATCGATGGGTACAATTCTAGACCAAACTGGATGTTTGTGCGAGTGCTTAGATTAGTAAATGCCTGAACGGTATAATGAAACGTCATTTTAGCCATTTAGCATCGATGGTTGGTTCTGACTCACGAAACCAGAGCCTTATAGCTGCAGAGCATCTGAAATGGCTTACTTTCACAGCTTAACCGTCTCAAAGAAtgccaaatgatcaaattactTGCATAATCTCAAACAGAGCGAATCAAATCGACACCTGGTACTATATTTACGCATGCTGCAAGCCTTTCTTTGATTATGCTCTCAGCCAACTTCTTTCCTGCACAAAAACACAAATGCAGTTAGGACTTGCAAAGACTTGAAAACAGAGGAAGCTTGACGTCTGCGTCGAGAGGATGTgaacccatgagcaaattgagAGACTGCAAAATAAACTAATCGATTCCAGACGTTAGGATTAAGCATGCATAATCATGTGGTGCCATATTCTGATTTCCTCTCAGCATTTTGCGTTTAGCGATGTCCTGTTTTCATGTCTTCCTGATTCCAAGCTCTAGTCTAAGACTCCGCTTGTTTTGGAGACCTACTCTGTAAACTGGACTCCATGACTTCTTCACAGCTACTGAAGTCGAGCATCATTCTAATCGGCGGTTCCCTATCCCGGAACAAATTCCCAAGCCCCAACCGTACAAAATCAAAGAACTCGTAACCCTAAAAAGCAGCCAAATTCAAATGCATTTCTCCCAAATTATCGAAGGATCTACCTTACAGAAGCTAACACATATCCAAAGCGCAAAACTTCATCAATCCTCACGAAATCTCCAACGAAAACATCCAAATTTTACTCCAATTCAGAAGAGACAAAACGCGCGAAACCAACCTGCTTCCTTGTTCGGAACCGTGACATAAACAACAATACTCGGCACTGTGTTGCCACTTCCCTGACTTCCCTCCATTTTAGCCGAATGCAAACCTCTAAAGGGTGCTCGAAACTTCGATCTACACAACACCAGTTTCGCCTCCATCAATCCAAcgcgaaaaaaaaatcgagcgaATCGATACCGAAAGCAAGAGACCTAGAAAATCCTGACCTCAAGAGAGGAACGAAGGGGAGAGACTGAGCGCAACCCGTcctgagagaagaagagaacgaGAGGGCGGTGGAGAATCCTAAGCTGAGCACGCAAAACGCGCCGACAAAGGGAAGGCCCCGTCgtgtggtggcggcggcggaggtgaCGGCCGACGTCGCTCTGCAACGGTGAGCCGAAGCAGCCATCGCGGAGGGCCGACCGAGGTTGGGTTTTATAGGGTGTTCCGCGTTGTGGTGACGCCTGCGTAGGTTCGTTGCTTGACGCGGTCGGATGAGAAGGTTCTTGAAGAAAGTTTTCATAGCCCTTGTGATCCGGCCAGGTGTCTCAAAAATGGTCACGAGCTCGAGTTATATCGCGATCAATTTATTTCTTTGCAAATTGTCGGATGGAAATACGTCTCACCTCTAAAAGGATAAGGACACAAACGATTTCTAAACTTTGATGTAATGTGTTAtgtgatctttaaatttttaatttaatcaatatgattgctaaacttttaatttgatcgatatggctcataaaattttgaaacatattcaatttGGTCTATAAATTAGAGGAAGATATTTGACGTAgttcttttattaattcaagtttaggaacgatttttaacattttcttatagtttatggactaaattgaatatgtttaaaaattcagagaccatattgaacaaattaaaagttcactaACCTTTTAATAAATCATTTGGATTAAACATCCAGTGAGGAATTTGTCACGAAAACTTCGTGTTCCCTTTTATTTCTGATTAAAGGAAATTTCCACTGCAATATTTCGATTGGCAAGTTACACAGATGTGGTGCATCTCTCATATTTATGTTCAATTAGGTTTACATTTGGGCAATATTTAAAACATATAATCACCATTTAGAGGTACGATTTCTTCTAATCTCTAGCCAAGGAAAATATAACCACAACGATAATTAGGGTCATCGAAATTCTGGCGTCTGTCGAGCGCTAGGGTGGTCAATCAATTGGCCAATATGGGCCGGTTGCTCGGGCCATGGCCTAAGAGTTTGGCCCTTTCTAGACCCCTATTCGAGCGATCGACCACCAATGGTAGGGCGCCCGACCCAACTCCCTCGGTAGATGGACACTCCTTGGCCTCATTTCCGGATTTATCTTCGAGCTCAGCTTTGATCCACTGCTCGAATTTCGGCTAAAACTCGAGGCATATTGAACTTTTTGTCCATTAAGACTACTGCTTATTCATATGAAGATCAAAGAGCCTTTTTGAGCAAGGGGCCATGTCAAAGTGATTATGAGCATGTGGCTTTTAATGGGCTTAGGGATCATTAGTCTAAGTCCACCACTTGCACGATCTTTTGCGCTGCCAGTTGGGAATTGTCAATACTTCGCTCAACAAGAATGTGATTGTGACAGTTGACCTTCCGACTGGCCCATTGCCCAAACAGAAATTCACCAGTGGCCCTCAGGGCCGATTGGGGCTAAACTCAGAAGTGTAGAGGTCCAGTTCTTGAGGAAAACTGGAGGAAAGAAAGTTAAGGATTGAAGATGACGAAGGAAATGAAAGTGTAAGGGCAAAGTGGTCACGGTCATCTCATCATCTCTTATCTCATCTCCTTGAGCATATAACTTTtgcatatttgcatttttccactGCCAAAAGTATTCACACATACCAAATTTCAACTAGGCATTTTGATGATGACAGCTTCCGTGGTGGAACTAGGTGCTGGTATAGTTCATACTCTCTATCGACAGAAAGGCATGAGCCTCCC from Rhodamnia argentea isolate NSW1041297 chromosome 2, ASM2092103v1, whole genome shotgun sequence encodes the following:
- the LOC115739500 gene encoding protein CutA, chloroplastic; amino-acid sequence: MKTFFKNLLIRPRQATNLRRRHHNAEHPIKPNLGRPSAMAASAHRCRATSAVTSAAATTRRGLPFVGAFCVLSLGFSTALSFSSSLRTGCAQSLPFVPLLRSKFRAPFRGLHSAKMEGSQGSGNTVPSIVVYVTVPNKEAGKKLAESIIKERLAACVNIVPGIESVYHWQGKIETDSEELLIIKTRESLLEPLTQHVKANHEYDVPEVIGLPILGGNVQYLEWIKNSTRD
- the LOC115739499 gene encoding 14-3-3-like protein B isoform X1 encodes the protein MAVPDNLSRDQYVYLAKLAEQAERYEEMVQFMQKLVIGSTPAAELTVEERNLLSVAYKNVIGSLRAAWRIVSSIEQKEEGRKNEDHVVLVKEYRSKVENELSDVCASILSLLDSNLIPSAAASESKVFYLKMKGDYHRYMAEFKAGDERKAAAEDTMIAYKAAQDIAQADLASTHPIRLGLALNFSVFYYEILNQSDKACSMAKQAFEEAIAELDTLGEESYKDSTLIMQLLRDNLTLWTSDVQDQLDEP
- the LOC115739499 gene encoding 14-3-3-like protein B isoform X2 → MAVPDNLSRDQYVYLAKLAEQAERYEEMVQFMQKLVIGSTPAAELTVEERNLLSVAYKNVIGSLRAAWRIVSSIEQKEEGRKNEDHVVLVKEYRSKVENELSDVCASILSLLDSNLIPSAAASESKVFYLKMKGDYHRYMAEFKAGDERKAAAEDTMIAYKAAQDIAQADLASTHPIRLGLALNFSVFYYEILNQSDKACSMAKQREVSMDPDVCFVYISLTLVRS